In Blattabacterium cuenoti, the following proteins share a genomic window:
- the odhB gene encoding 2-oxoglutarate dehydrogenase complex dihydrolipoyllysine-residue succinyltransferase produces the protein MIIQVKVPSPGESITEVEVSTWFVKNGDYVNKGQTIAEIDSDKATLEISAEDNGIINLMVKKGERVRVGDILCIIDSSKKETKKHIVHEQKDNIEKISPINLKIPSPASKKILKEKNISIESIQGTGKHGRITKTDCIFHLENEKNETTTSMDRPIYRSKTRTPLSSLRRNISERLVSAKNQMASLTTFNEVDMLEIFLIRKKYKDIFKKKHGVNLGFMSFFTMSCVRALKLYPDINAMISGEEKINFEYYDISIAISGPKGLMVPVIRNAEHLSFRGIEQEIYKLSTRVHNGTVSIDDMSGGTFTITNGGIFGSMLSTPIINPPQSAILGMHKIMERPVVIDGSVEIRPMMYLALSYDHRIIDGRESVGFLVSVKESIENPIKFLMGGSEENIYKILEL, from the coding sequence ATGATAATACAAGTAAAAGTCCCTTCTCCAGGAGAATCAATTACAGAGGTCGAAGTATCCACATGGTTCGTAAAAAATGGAGATTATGTTAATAAAGGTCAAACAATAGCAGAAATAGATTCAGATAAAGCTACCTTAGAAATTTCTGCAGAAGATAATGGAATTATAAACTTAATGGTGAAAAAAGGAGAAAGAGTACGAGTTGGAGATATTTTATGTATTATCGATTCTTCTAAAAAAGAGACGAAAAAACATATTGTTCATGAACAAAAAGATAATATTGAAAAAATATCTCCTATAAACCTAAAAATACCTTCTCCAGCTTCGAAAAAAATTTTGAAAGAAAAAAATATTTCTATAGAATCTATTCAAGGGACAGGAAAACATGGTAGAATTACAAAAACAGATTGTATTTTTCATTTAGAAAATGAAAAAAATGAAACTACTACTAGTATGGATAGACCAATTTATAGATCAAAAACAAGAACTCCTCTTTCTTCTCTAAGAAGAAATATTTCTGAAAGGTTGGTTTCTGCAAAAAATCAAATGGCTTCTCTTACCACGTTTAATGAAGTAGATATGCTAGAAATTTTTCTTATTAGAAAAAAATATAAAGATATTTTTAAGAAGAAACATGGAGTAAACTTGGGTTTTATGTCTTTTTTCACTATGTCTTGTGTAAGAGCTCTTAAACTTTATCCAGATATCAATGCTATGATTAGTGGAGAAGAAAAAATAAATTTTGAATATTATGATATTAGTATTGCTATATCTGGACCTAAAGGATTAATGGTCCCTGTAATTAGAAATGCTGAACATTTATCTTTTCGTGGAATAGAACAAGAAATATATAAATTGTCAACACGGGTTCATAATGGAACAGTATCTATTGATGATATGTCAGGAGGAACTTTTACTATTACTAATGGAGGTATTTTTGGGTCTATGTTATCTACTCCGATTATAAATCCCCCACAAAGCGCCATATTAGGAATGCATAAAATTATGGAAAGGCCTGTAGTGATAGATGGGTCTGTAGAGATACGTCCTATGATGTATTTAGCTTTATCTTACGATCATAGAATCATTGATGGAAGAGAATCTGTAGGATTTTTAGTATCTGTAAAGGAGTCTATAGAAAACCCTATAAAATTTTTGATGGGAGGAAGTGAAGAAAATATTTATAAAATATTAGAATTGTAA
- a CDS encoding ABC transporter ATP-binding protein gives MIQAENIYKSFGKDKILKGVNIMVKKGSMVCILGESGAGKSTLLHILGTLEKPTINKKIKTILKINKKEILSLTDKELSILRNQEIGFIFQTPQFFPEFTVLENICLPGFIYKKNKKYVKKKAIKLLNKLNLSKYENSKVEELSGGQKQKLSVARALINDPKIIFADEPSGNLDSKNAEELHNFFALLNHQLKQTFLIVTHNLQLADMANEKLKIENGTVYKIDK, from the coding sequence ATGATTCAGGCTGAAAATATTTACAAATCTTTTGGAAAAGATAAAATTTTGAAAGGAGTCAATATTATGGTAAAAAAAGGAAGTATGGTGTGTATTTTAGGAGAGTCTGGCGCAGGAAAAAGCACTTTATTACATATTTTAGGAACTTTAGAAAAACCGACTATAAATAAAAAGATAAAAACCATTTTAAAAATCAATAAAAAAGAGATATTATCTCTTACAGATAAAGAACTCTCTATTTTAAGAAATCAAGAAATAGGTTTTATATTTCAAACTCCTCAATTTTTTCCTGAATTTACTGTATTAGAGAATATTTGTTTACCAGGTTTTATCTACAAAAAAAATAAAAAATATGTTAAAAAAAAAGCCATAAAATTATTAAATAAATTAAACTTATCTAAATATGAAAATTCAAAAGTAGAAGAATTATCTGGAGGTCAAAAACAAAAGTTATCTGTAGCAAGGGCTTTAATTAATGATCCAAAAATAATTTTCGCAGACGAACCTTCTGGTAATTTAGATTCAAAAAATGCAGAAGAATTACATAATTTTTTTGCTTTACTTAATCATCAATTAAAACAAACTTTTTTAATTGTTACTCATAATCTACAATTAGCAGATATGGCAAATGAAAAACTAAAAATAGAAAACGGGACAGTATACAAGATTGATAAATAA
- a CDS encoding endonuclease III domain-containing protein — translation MNILLKKKNIIERILDFLYPNPTSTLYYINEYTLLISIILTAKSKEKKVNEITKLLFKKIKTPMDTICISIEEIKNYIKNIGLYNIKSKNIYDLSVILIEEYNGIIPKDILKLKSLPGVGHKTASVFLSHVSNESVFPVDTHIHRMMFRWKLSNGKNVKQTEQDAKRIFKKENWKKLHFQIIFYAKKYSPSQKWDYKKDIIYQELLINNLL, via the coding sequence ATGAATATTCTTTTAAAAAAGAAAAATATCATTGAAAGAATATTAGATTTTTTATATCCTAATCCAACGAGTACTCTCTATTATATTAACGAATATACCTTATTGATTTCTATAATATTAACCGCTAAAAGTAAAGAAAAAAAAGTAAATGAAATAACAAAACTTTTATTTAAAAAAATAAAGACCCCCATGGATACAATTTGTATCTCTATTGAAGAAATAAAAAATTATATAAAAAATATAGGGCTTTATAATATAAAATCTAAAAATATTTATGATTTATCTGTCATCTTAATAGAAGAATATAATGGAATTATTCCTAAGGATATTTTAAAATTAAAATCTTTACCTGGAGTAGGACATAAAACTGCGTCTGTTTTTTTATCTCATGTATCTAATGAATCTGTATTTCCTGTGGATACGCACATTCATAGAATGATGTTTCGTTGGAAACTAAGTAATGGAAAAAACGTGAAACAAACAGAACAAGATGCAAAACGTATTTTCAAAAAAGAAAATTGGAAAAAATTACATTTTCAAATTATTTTTTATGCTAAAAAATATTCTCCATCCCAAAAATGGGATTATAAAAAAGATATTATATACCAAGAATTATTAATTAATAATTTATTGTAA
- a CDS encoding AAA family ATPase, which yields MKKNFSVLSEKYKPLKWNEVIGQKDIIFLLKKTIQENCLSKILFFFGPEGVGKNTCARILSNELNSFSELENTPLNLFEINGLFNNSLEFFDKIISQSRFIPKIGKYNVFIINNIHMFSQYFLNFFLRFLEEKHTHVLFIFCGTEERKIPKFILSRCQVYEFKSISTKEIFFHLKMIAEKENIKVESEALLILSKHVKGSISKALYLFDKLILYSEKKISKDFIIQKLGIIDIKYYFKIVDYLLDKKIHKAFILLDQILQEKIDSYDYLIIGLIKHFRNLFLSKNYETISVLKFKKEIIFSYVAQSKKMSYFFLVNALNICFRLKREYERLNQNYRLTIEIYLIQLAYLFHNNNKNSSLIEEEEKKNEKFYKNHEIIQFLQKNWTEFVHKFYGKISPIYLYFLKNEIEFQIEKNKIFFIIPYKLGNHSFLFIQTHFLKYFKEKLNNLHLEFEIVKKNSDTIKQYNLLYQKNQLIETLIERLNLKISSSEIQEKKNF from the coding sequence ATGAAAAAAAATTTTTCTGTATTATCTGAAAAATATAAACCCTTAAAATGGAATGAAGTAATAGGACAAAAAGACATAATTTTTCTTTTAAAAAAAACAATACAAGAAAATTGTTTATCTAAAATTTTATTTTTCTTTGGTCCAGAAGGAGTCGGAAAAAATACATGTGCTCGGATTTTATCAAATGAATTAAATTCTTTTTCAGAATTAGAAAATACCCCTTTGAATCTATTTGAAATTAATGGTCTATTTAATAATTCATTAGAATTTTTTGATAAAATCATCAGCCAATCTCGTTTTATCCCTAAAATAGGAAAATACAATGTATTTATCATTAATAATATACATATGTTTTCTCAATATTTTTTAAATTTTTTTCTAAGATTCTTAGAAGAAAAACATACACATGTATTATTCATTTTTTGTGGAACAGAAGAAAGAAAAATTCCAAAATTTATTTTATCACGTTGCCAAGTTTACGAATTCAAAAGTATTTCTACAAAAGAAATTTTTTTTCATTTAAAAATGATCGCTGAAAAAGAAAATATAAAAGTAGAAAGTGAAGCGTTATTGATTTTATCAAAACATGTAAAAGGATCTATTAGTAAAGCTCTTTATTTATTTGATAAATTAATTTTATATAGTGAAAAAAAAATATCCAAAGATTTTATAATTCAAAAATTAGGAATTATTGATATAAAGTATTATTTTAAAATAGTAGATTATCTTTTAGATAAAAAAATACATAAAGCGTTTATTTTATTGGATCAAATTTTACAAGAAAAAATTGATTCTTATGATTATTTAATTATAGGATTAATCAAACATTTCAGAAATTTATTTTTATCTAAAAATTATGAAACAATTTCTGTTTTGAAATTTAAAAAAGAAATAATATTCTCTTACGTTGCGCAATCAAAAAAAATGTCTTATTTTTTTTTAGTGAATGCTTTAAATATTTGTTTTCGTTTGAAAAGAGAATATGAAAGATTAAATCAAAATTATCGATTAACAATCGAAATTTATTTAATACAGTTAGCATATTTGTTTCATAATAATAATAAAAATTCTTCCTTAATAGAAGAAGAAGAAAAAAAAAATGAAAAATTTTATAAGAATCATGAAATCATTCAATTCTTACAAAAGAATTGGACAGAATTTGTACATAAATTTTATGGGAAAATAAGTCCTATTTATTTATATTTTTTGAAAAATGAAATAGAATTTCAAATAGAAAAAAATAAAATATTTTTTATTATCCCATATAAATTAGGAAACCATAGTTTTTTGTTCATTCAAACACATTTTTTAAAATATTTTAAAGAAAAATTAAATAATCTACATTTAGAATTTGAAATAGTGAAAAAAAATTCAGATACAATAAAACAATATAATCTTTTATATCAGAAAAATCAATTAATAGAAACATTAATAGAACGGTTGAATTTAAAAATTTCTTCTTCTGAAATACAAGAAAAAAAAAACTTTTGA
- a CDS encoding ATP-dependent Clp protease ATP-binding subunit, translated as MIHHYSSNSRKKIFFSSAYSDEDIENDSTASSYGSGGSGTGSGYYGGGSSIRSKTPVLDNFGRDLNSIAMEGKLDPVVGRDKEVERVSQILSRRKKNNPLLIGEPGVGKSAIAEGLALRIVQKKVSRVLYNKRVVVLDLASLVAGTKYRGQFEERMKAIINESEKNTGLILFIDEIHTMIGAGGTTGSLDASNIFKPALARGDIQCIGATTLNEYRQYIEKDGALERRFQKIIVQPSSEEETVEILKKIKGKYESHHNVIYTEEAIKACVHLTVRYIVDRFLPDKAIDALDEAGSRVHIKNIKVPQEIVLLEKELESIRKEKSKVVKSQKYEEAARLRDTEKRIEKKLIKAQKEWEESSKKNKEIVSEENVEEVVSMMSGVPVNKIAQAEMKKLSKMIDILKEKIVGQNEAVEKIVKAVQRNRTGLKDPNSPIGSFIFLGQTGVGKTYLAKIFAKELFDSEESLIRIDMSEYMEKFSVSRLIGAPPGYVGYEEGGQLTEIIRRRPYSVILLDEIEKAHHEVFNVLLQMLDYGCVTDSIGRKINFKNTVIIFTSNTGTQQLKEFGQGIGFHTQARKLNNYIKNVLEQALKRTFSPEFLNRIDDIVIFNSLSKEDISKITCIELKKIILHVHNLGYELVLFPEVIDFIKKRGFDQEYGARPLKRVIEKFIKNPISEYIISEKLKKGDKISLKMNASYDNVKVLISQKK; from the coding sequence ATGATTCATCATTATTCGTCAAACAGTAGAAAAAAAATTTTTTTCTCTTCTGCTTATTCCGATGAAGATATTGAAAATGATAGTACTGCCTCTTCTTATGGATCTGGAGGGAGTGGAACAGGTTCTGGTTATTATGGAGGAGGGTCTTCAATAAGAAGTAAAACTCCTGTTTTAGATAATTTTGGACGAGATTTAAATTCCATAGCGATGGAAGGAAAATTAGATCCAGTGGTAGGTAGAGATAAAGAAGTTGAACGTGTATCTCAAATATTGAGTAGGAGAAAAAAAAATAACCCTCTTCTTATAGGAGAACCTGGAGTAGGAAAATCTGCTATTGCTGAAGGGTTAGCGTTGCGTATTGTGCAGAAAAAAGTTTCTAGAGTATTGTATAATAAGAGAGTCGTTGTATTAGATTTAGCAAGTTTAGTTGCTGGAACTAAATATAGAGGTCAATTTGAAGAAAGAATGAAAGCCATTATAAATGAATCAGAAAAAAATACAGGACTAATTCTTTTTATAGATGAAATTCATACTATGATTGGAGCAGGAGGGACTACAGGTTCATTAGATGCTTCTAACATATTTAAACCGGCCTTAGCGAGAGGAGATATTCAATGTATTGGCGCTACTACACTAAATGAATATAGACAATACATAGAAAAAGATGGAGCATTAGAGAGAAGATTTCAAAAAATCATTGTGCAACCTTCTTCTGAGGAAGAAACCGTAGAAATATTAAAAAAGATAAAAGGAAAATATGAAAGTCATCATAATGTTATTTATACAGAAGAAGCGATAAAAGCTTGTGTACATCTTACTGTACGATATATTGTAGATCGTTTTTTACCAGATAAAGCGATTGATGCTTTAGATGAAGCGGGATCCCGTGTTCACATTAAGAATATAAAAGTTCCACAGGAAATAGTTCTTTTGGAAAAAGAATTAGAAAGCATTCGAAAAGAGAAATCTAAAGTAGTTAAAAGTCAAAAATATGAAGAAGCGGCACGATTACGTGATACAGAAAAACGGATAGAAAAAAAATTAATAAAAGCTCAAAAAGAGTGGGAAGAATCTTCTAAAAAAAATAAAGAAATTGTATCCGAAGAAAATGTTGAAGAAGTGGTGTCTATGATGAGTGGAGTTCCAGTAAATAAAATAGCTCAAGCTGAAATGAAAAAATTGAGCAAAATGATAGATATATTAAAAGAAAAAATAGTAGGACAAAATGAAGCTGTAGAAAAAATAGTAAAAGCGGTTCAAAGAAATAGAACTGGGTTGAAAGACCCCAATTCACCTATAGGTTCTTTTATTTTTTTAGGACAAACAGGAGTAGGAAAAACTTATTTGGCAAAAATTTTTGCTAAAGAATTATTTGATTCTGAGGAATCATTAATTCGAATAGATATGAGTGAATATATGGAAAAATTTTCTGTATCTAGATTAATAGGGGCCCCTCCAGGTTATGTAGGTTATGAAGAAGGAGGACAATTAACAGAGATTATACGTCGTAGACCTTATTCTGTAATATTATTAGATGAGATCGAAAAAGCTCATCATGAAGTATTTAATGTTTTATTACAAATGTTAGACTATGGATGTGTAACAGATAGTATTGGAAGAAAAATAAATTTTAAAAATACCGTAATTATTTTTACTTCAAATACGGGAACACAACAATTAAAAGAATTTGGTCAGGGAATAGGTTTTCATACTCAAGCAAGAAAATTAAACAATTATATTAAAAATGTATTAGAACAAGCTTTAAAACGAACTTTTTCTCCTGAATTTTTAAATAGAATAGATGATATTGTTATTTTTAATTCTCTATCAAAAGAAGATATATCAAAAATAACTTGTATAGAATTGAAAAAAATAATTCTTCATGTACATAATTTAGGTTATGAATTAGTCCTATTTCCTGAAGTAATAGATTTTATTAAAAAAAGAGGATTTGATCAAGAATACGGAGCTCGTCCTTTAAAAAGAGTAATAGAAAAATTTATAAAAAATCCTATATCTGAATATATAATTAGTGAAAAATTAAAAAAAGGAGATAAAATTTCACTAAAAATGAATGCAAGTTATGACAATGTAAAAGTATTAATTAGTCAAAAAAAATGA
- the sucC gene encoding ADP-forming succinate--CoA ligase subunit beta: protein MNLHEYQGREILNSFSIQVPDGMLAFSPEEAVKVAKILFERTKKNSLVIKAQIHAGGRGKAGGIQIAKNLDEVYEKSKKILGKFLITSQTSKKGKLVRKILLSEDVYFHELNPPTEYYLSILLNRDIGKNMIIYSKEGGVNVEDISRKNKIYTEIIDPLLGLQLFQTRKIGLDLGLHNNESLKFFSIFLFSLYKAYIAFDALLLEINPLIKTFNHKFIPVDVKIILDNNALFRYKKYDFIHDRDDLNSIEREAIDAKLNFLKLEGNVGCMVNGAGLAMATMDMIKSCGGIPANFLDIGGSADRERVEKAFYLILKDKSVKTILINIFGGIVRCDTVAEGIVNSYSKIHHDIEIPVVVRLQGTNEKVAKKLIKKSLLPIYFTDTLKEAADKIQEIIR, encoded by the coding sequence ATGAATTTACATGAATACCAAGGTAGAGAAATATTGAATTCTTTTTCAATTCAAGTTCCTGATGGAATGCTGGCTTTTTCACCTGAAGAAGCGGTAAAAGTCGCTAAAATCCTTTTTGAAAGAACTAAAAAAAATTCTTTAGTGATTAAAGCTCAGATACATGCTGGAGGACGAGGAAAAGCTGGTGGTATTCAAATCGCAAAAAATTTGGATGAAGTTTATGAAAAATCAAAAAAAATTTTAGGAAAATTTTTGATTACTTCACAAACTTCCAAAAAAGGAAAATTAGTTCGGAAGATTTTGTTATCTGAAGATGTTTATTTTCATGAATTAAATCCTCCAACGGAGTATTATTTATCCATATTATTGAATCGTGATATAGGAAAAAATATGATTATCTATTCTAAAGAAGGAGGAGTAAATGTAGAAGATATTTCAAGAAAAAATAAAATATATACAGAAATAATAGATCCATTATTAGGCCTTCAACTATTTCAAACAAGAAAAATTGGTTTGGATTTAGGTCTTCATAATAATGAGTCTTTGAAATTTTTTAGTATTTTTTTATTTTCACTTTATAAGGCTTATATAGCTTTCGATGCTTTATTATTAGAAATCAATCCTTTGATAAAAACATTTAATCACAAATTCATTCCCGTTGATGTAAAAATTATTTTAGATAATAATGCTTTGTTCCGTTATAAAAAATACGATTTTATACATGATAGAGATGATCTGAATTCAATAGAAAGAGAAGCGATAGATGCTAAGTTAAATTTCTTAAAATTGGAAGGAAATGTAGGATGTATGGTGAATGGAGCTGGATTAGCTATGGCTACTATGGATATGATTAAGTCTTGTGGAGGAATTCCGGCTAATTTTTTAGATATAGGAGGGTCTGCTGATCGAGAACGTGTAGAAAAAGCATTTTATTTGATATTAAAGGATAAATCTGTAAAAACAATATTAATCAACATATTTGGAGGGATTGTTCGTTGTGATACGGTTGCAGAAGGAATTGTCAATTCTTATTCTAAAATTCATCATGATATTGAAATTCCTGTAGTTGTTCGTTTGCAAGGAACAAATGAAAAAGTAGCAAAAAAATTGATTAAAAAAAGTTTATTACCTATTTATTTTACTGATACTTTAAAAGAAGCTGCTGATAAGATTCAAGAAATTATAAGATAA
- a CDS encoding 2-oxoglutarate dehydrogenase E1 component translates to MNDRYSFLNAIHFKDIEFLYNKYKENPNSIESSWRAFFNGFDLGKGIYKNDIKSENDIIQKEFLVYNLIHAYRKRGHFFTETNPIRKRRKHFPFLDLKDFGLSEKELDTYFEVGKSIGVGKTSLKNIINQLKKIYCGSIGIEYMYISDSEKIQWIEKWFQKEKLQFSSEEKKFFLKKLNQAVTFENFIHTKFVGQKRFSIEGNESTLPALEEMIEYTSDKYLTEDFIIGMSHRGRLNILSNFFEKNYSQIFSEFQGKEYKEKTFSGDVKYHLGFSKIKKTRKGKYIKMNLVPNPSHLESVDAIVEGITRAKIDIIYNQNSNSEKIIPILIHGDAALSGQGIVYEVLQLSQLKGYKTGGTIHIVINNQIGFTTSYTEARSSVYCTDIAKTLMLPVLHVNADDVESVIRSVYFAVDFRMRYHEDIFIDLLGYRKYGHNEGDEPRFTQPSLYKAISKHPNSYNLYKKKLEKEKIINNDDIKNMEKEYEDILNMKYHEASNIKWNVLNSFLEEEWKNFAIVSDNETIFQKVDTRFSTEKMIKISNQIFSLPKEKKFFRKTEFIFQQRLEMIRKELVDWSMAELLSYGTLLYEGIHIRLSGEDVARGTFSQRHAIVKTEEEEEIILLNQICRKQGKIQIFNSPLSEYGVLGFDYGYAMYSPHVLTLWEAQFGDFVNGGQIVIDQYISSGENKWKIRNGIVLLLPHGYEGQGPEHSSARIERYLQLCANNNLFVVNCTTPANFYHIIRRQMKLKYRKPLIIFTPKSLLRNTRCLSKIVDLSTGIFQEILDDPYVKDVKKITKLIFCSGKVYYELLNKKESIQDEITALIRIEQIYPLKMETIKKLLDKYKNKKEIFWVQEEPENMGLWSFILRKLGNVIPFNLIAPSESSSPSTGSYPDFLRIQNEILKKAFL, encoded by the coding sequence ATGAATGATAGATATTCTTTTCTAAACGCCATTCATTTTAAAGATATAGAATTTTTATATAATAAGTACAAAGAAAACCCTAATTCAATAGAATCAAGTTGGAGGGCATTTTTTAATGGATTTGATTTAGGAAAAGGAATCTATAAAAATGATATAAAATCAGAAAATGATATTATCCAAAAAGAATTTTTAGTATATAATTTGATTCACGCTTATAGAAAAAGAGGTCATTTTTTCACGGAAACAAACCCCATACGGAAGAGAAGAAAACATTTTCCTTTTTTAGATTTGAAAGATTTTGGATTATCAGAAAAAGAATTAGATACTTATTTTGAAGTTGGAAAATCAATAGGTGTAGGAAAAACTTCATTAAAAAATATAATTAATCAACTAAAAAAAATCTATTGTGGATCTATAGGAATAGAATACATGTATATTTCGGATTCTGAAAAAATTCAATGGATTGAAAAATGGTTCCAAAAAGAAAAATTGCAATTTTCTTCGGAAGAAAAAAAGTTTTTTTTGAAAAAATTAAATCAAGCAGTTACATTTGAAAATTTTATTCATACCAAATTCGTAGGTCAAAAAAGATTTTCTATAGAAGGAAATGAATCCACGTTACCTGCATTGGAAGAAATGATAGAATATACATCGGATAAATATCTTACTGAAGATTTCATAATTGGAATGTCACATAGAGGTCGTTTAAATATACTTTCTAATTTTTTTGAAAAAAATTATTCTCAGATATTTAGTGAGTTTCAAGGAAAAGAATATAAAGAAAAAACTTTTTCTGGTGATGTTAAATATCATTTAGGATTTTCAAAAATAAAAAAAACTCGTAAAGGCAAATATATTAAAATGAATTTGGTCCCTAATCCTTCTCATTTAGAATCTGTAGATGCTATTGTAGAAGGAATTACGCGTGCTAAAATAGATATCATTTACAATCAAAATAGTAATTCTGAAAAAATTATCCCTATTCTGATTCATGGAGATGCAGCCTTATCCGGGCAAGGAATTGTATATGAAGTTCTTCAATTATCTCAATTAAAAGGATATAAAACGGGAGGGACTATTCATATAGTAATTAATAATCAAATAGGATTTACTACTAGTTATACTGAAGCACGTTCCAGTGTATACTGTACTGATATAGCCAAAACCTTGATGTTACCAGTATTACATGTTAATGCGGATGATGTAGAATCTGTTATTCGATCAGTCTATTTTGCTGTAGACTTTAGAATGCGTTATCATGAAGACATTTTTATAGATTTATTGGGATATAGAAAATATGGACATAATGAAGGAGACGAACCTAGATTTACTCAACCTTCTTTATATAAAGCAATTTCCAAACATCCTAATTCCTACAATTTATACAAAAAGAAATTGGAAAAAGAAAAAATTATTAATAATGATGATATAAAAAATATGGAAAAAGAATATGAAGATATTCTTAATATGAAATATCATGAGGCAAGTAATATTAAATGGAACGTATTGAACTCTTTTTTAGAAGAAGAATGGAAAAATTTTGCTATAGTATCTGATAATGAAACAATTTTTCAAAAAGTAGATACACGATTTTCTACCGAAAAGATGATCAAAATATCTAATCAAATTTTTTCTCTTCCTAAAGAGAAAAAATTCTTTAGAAAAACAGAATTTATTTTTCAACAAAGATTAGAAATGATTAGAAAAGAATTAGTAGATTGGAGTATGGCTGAGCTACTGTCTTATGGAACTCTTTTGTATGAAGGAATTCATATTCGTTTATCAGGAGAAGATGTAGCAAGAGGAACATTTTCTCAACGTCATGCTATTGTTAAAACAGAAGAAGAGGAAGAAATTATTCTTCTTAATCAAATATGTAGAAAACAAGGAAAAATACAAATTTTTAATTCTCCACTTTCAGAATATGGAGTTTTGGGTTTTGATTATGGATATGCTATGTATTCTCCTCATGTTTTAACTTTGTGGGAGGCTCAGTTTGGAGATTTTGTAAATGGGGGGCAAATCGTAATAGATCAGTATATTTCTTCTGGAGAAAATAAATGGAAAATTAGAAATGGAATTGTATTATTGTTACCTCATGGATATGAAGGGCAAGGTCCGGAACACTCTTCTGCTCGTATTGAACGTTATTTACAACTTTGTGCTAATAATAATTTATTTGTAGTTAATTGCACTACTCCAGCGAATTTTTATCATATTATAAGAAGGCAAATGAAATTAAAATACCGAAAACCTCTTATAATCTTTACTCCTAAAAGTTTACTTAGAAATACGAGGTGTTTATCTAAAATAGTAGATCTTTCAACAGGAATCTTTCAGGAGATATTGGATGATCCTTATGTTAAAGACGTAAAAAAAATTACAAAATTAATTTTTTGTTCTGGTAAAGTTTATTATGAATTACTAAATAAGAAAGAATCCATTCAAGATGAAATAACCGCATTAATTCGTATAGAACAAATTTATCCATTAAAAATGGAAACAATTAAAAAGCTTCTAGATAAATATAAAAATAAAAAAGAAATTTTCTGGGTTCAAGAAGAACCAGAAAATATGGGGTTATGGAGTTTTATTTTAAGAAAATTAGGAAATGTTATTCCATTTAATTTAATAGCTCCATCTGAAAGTTCTAGTCCGTCTACAGGATCTTATCCTGATTTCTTAAGAATTCAAAATGAAATATTAAAAAAAGCTTTTCTTTAA
- a CDS encoding alpha/beta hydrolase, protein MLLKNQLSIKHIIKKSISGNENILFLMIHGYGSNEKDLFSFEKDLPENLFPISIQGLYSIGTDKYSWYDINFDNEKKFINIVQAKETIEKISFFIHEAIKEYKLKKNPIWICGFSQGAILSYAIALKNSDKIKKVIALSGYLENGILPKKINHYTDLEFFISHGKYDPIIPVNWAKKGLKFLKQKKILSLFYKEYNSGHTLNDMNYQDLINWIKEKHISYNVKNKNFNHE, encoded by the coding sequence ATGCTTTTAAAAAATCAACTTTCTATTAAACATATTATAAAAAAATCCATAAGTGGAAATGAAAATATCCTATTTTTGATGATTCACGGATATGGAAGTAACGAAAAAGATCTTTTTTCTTTTGAAAAAGATCTTCCAGAAAATTTATTTCCAATTAGTATTCAAGGTCTTTATTCTATTGGAACAGATAAATACTCTTGGTATGATATAAATTTTGATAATGAAAAAAAATTCATTAACATAGTACAGGCTAAAGAAACTATTGAAAAAATATCATTTTTTATACATGAAGCCATAAAAGAGTATAAATTGAAAAAAAATCCAATATGGATATGTGGTTTTAGTCAAGGCGCTATTTTAAGCTACGCTATCGCACTAAAAAATTCTGATAAAATAAAAAAAGTAATCGCTTTAAGTGGATATTTAGAAAATGGTATTTTGCCAAAAAAAATAAATCATTATACCGATTTAGAATTTTTTATATCTCATGGGAAATATGATCCCATAATTCCTGTGAATTGGGCAAAAAAAGGATTAAAATTTTTAAAGCAAAAGAAAATACTTTCTTTATTTTATAAAGAATATAACTCTGGACATACTTTAAATGATATGAATTATCAAGATCTTATCAATTGGATTAAAGAAAAACATATTTCTTATAATGTTAAGAATAAAAATTTTAATCATGAGTAA